In Centroberyx gerrardi isolate f3 chromosome 7, fCenGer3.hap1.cur.20231027, whole genome shotgun sequence, the sequence CAGTTGCTTGGCAGGATACATTTGACACAAACGCCACCaattttcatttctcattttagCGCTGAACAATTCATTGTGCATCACAACAAGTATAGCTGCCACAAAAAAAGATCTGAGCTGTAATTATATGTAGAGTACAATATttcaatacaaaacaaacaagttgCTGAAAGAGCGTTCTGCATTTGGCACCATGGACAATGTCACATGTCTCAGTCTGAAAGCTCTCACTGAAGAGTCACAGAAATATACTGGGCGAGAGTTTCTCATATCTAGCATATCAGTGTCTACTATATTGATGTGTATCTACATGCTATCTACAAACTGTTTCTCAACTGAGTTCATAAATATGacaaagaggtttttttttttaacttttttgaaTTATAAATACTACAAAATAAAGAGCACAAAAGTCAGGAATGATACAGTATCTCAAATGGAATGATCGTTACAAAATAGAATGTTGTAATAAAATAGAACTTCTGCAGAAACTGGCCTGTACAAccttttgtggtgtgtgtgtgtgtgtgtgtgtgtgtgtgtgtgtttgcttgcttcTTTGCCTGTGTGCATATAGAGGGCTTTCAAGCGATGTAATAcgccctctggcagccatgttggaggtcctcagctcttgaacagctgattgcgttTCTAAATGCACAAtttggccgtctcaacagaattagattctgtgctgtttttgactggcgACTGATCAATTCACCACTGATaaatctgattgattttgtgcttAGATGTcaacttgttagctagctaaccatagcatctagtcagctaaccatcactgttgTCATTATCTTAACACATTTGATATGCACATAAGGTAAGGTAAAGTCTAAACTAAGACGCTATGAAACATCCAATGATCACCTACTTTGTTTTTCAACTCCTGGAAAAAGAGATTTGCGCCTAAACCATCATCAGTTAACATTTCCAAAACACGTTTTAGTGTTTCTGACCCCTTCAACACATGTGATTTGCACATCAGTTGATGTATAGTCGGAGGTAGCGTTAGTactggctagtagttgcatgtaaCTATTAACATTGATTACTTTGCtgaattagcctgctggctgctaagctagctaaccatGCCAAAAAACGACTTTTTGTTTAGCTTAAGAGAGATGAGCTGGGGCTAAGGACAATAAAGACAATAAAGTTTCCTGTGTCAAACTGACAGCAACCTAAATGTCGAAACAGATCTACCTCCtcagaccattcacttttatttacattactgaatggataTAAACCGACACCacaacaacctttttttttttttttagatatctcTATTTCTAGTCTGGTTGATATATATtgtttgtgcacagccaatcctccagtggacctccatgatggcaccagacaTGGATGCTTGGACATTTGTGACGCAACTAAAAAAGCCCCTGTTTCTATCCTTTTTTAGGAATTTCCCTTGCAAATTAAACACATGGTGACTTTTTTGGCAGCCAACAGCGCCCAAGGGGTTAACTAAACATTGCTGCTTCAGTCACATACAGACACCTTATTGCCAGCAACCATTTCAATAGATTTTTAACCATGTTGCTCATCTACATTTGTACCAATCACCGGCCTCAGAGGCAGACTGGTACACGTAGACGGCAAGAGAAAATATCCAATATACTGAGGAgcttttccttgtgtgtggCGTCTGAACGACATCCGAATTTGGCTTTCCATTACATATATACAATTGGCCTTTTGTTTGTTCTAAAGTTGGCACTTGGAATTTTTTATGCCCTCTAACTGTGTGAAATCCACCCTTTTAGTTGTTACCATCCAATCCTTTCAGGGAAAActatagtgtgtatgtgtgtgtgtgtgtgtgtgtgtgtgactacatTAAACACCACGAGACTAGAAAGGCAGTCTACCCTCGTGACACTGGCACAGATGAACTGCGAGGTTTGCTTGTCGATGTCAGCACTCGATCACACTTAACATGTCAAACGCATCGCTCTCCGATTAAAGTCCGGTCAtttgaaaagagagaatgaCTGTGTTTCCATCCACTGGATTTATTCTaattttgttttacagttttttgctAATCAGCTTCATCTCAGCAAATTTAAGCCGCACAGTTTGCAGATTAAGTGTGATCGCGGCGTCAAACTAATCCAACTAATGTAAACAACGATGAAATCTGCTGATGATCATCACCGATATGGCACAAACAGATGCTTTAGAAACATACTGAAGTCTCTAAAATCCATGCACaaagagggacacacacacatgcacacacacacacacacacacacacacacacacacgtacagataGTCCTTGATGTGTCAGATTTAAATTAGAGTATGTCCAAGTAAGATCTGGGAACTCCTGACATTCAGCACtgctttcctccctctttcctcctttccatACAGCtctcccttgtttttttttttctactcgCTGCTTTTCtctattccctccctcccttttctcctctcttcactgggAAATATACTCCTGTATAAATAATGGATACGTTTTAAGaatcattttcaattttaagCACATGCAATACAATATCCTCACATTATTCAACAATTACTTTATCAGGGAAACTGTTTTCTAATGTTGGAGCAACTGCTGAGGTGATACTTTTGTGTTTCGCTATTACGCttcgattcgtcacttcctgtgtgccgagaagatttcccgccagtgtcCAAACACGGCACCAGAATTTGATTTGGGGcatctacagcgtctcagttagtggggacaGCACTTTCTTCTCTGTTGTAGCGCCACTTTGTGAGTTAAGCAGATAAGGATGGgcgtatttttacataaaagtcttgcctaGCTCAGCTTTAATTATTAGAAAATTGTACTGTATAAAAGCCTCAATACACAAGAGGACGCTCGTCCCTGGGTTTACGGGGACTTGGATGTTGTGTTCTTCGCGGTGGAAAGCGTTTTCGtgccacacaaagtttacaGCGGACCAGAATGTTCTTTCGACTCTGGACTGAGATGAATTCAAAGTAAcgggaaaacttccagctgctgtcaagtctgcgtctctcccctcaccctccatcttttgttttgctttttttagcTAACAGCCGACGTAAACCTGCTGCATGTCCTTAAGATAcatatgaggaaaaaacaaacagggatttgaaaaaaaaaaaaaaaaaaacttcaaaggagagaaaagaaaagattgaAGGGGGTTCAGGTTTAAGTACCGGAGTAACGGAGCGGtactgggattagtaactgtaaAGTAAttgctgaatttgaaattgtaatccccTACACTAGCctttactgaaaaaagtaatcacattactgttgTCTGCCCAATACTGATCACCGTCATATCCATAACACGCACAGTAATCATCTTCTCAGGTCTCATCTCTATGAAACATCTCTCACACTCTTTGAAACAGGAAACTTTGAAATTTGTGTAAAAGTCTGTATACAGATACCCACTATTTATACAGCAgtatcttccttccttccttccttccctccttctctcctttcctcacccCCTTCCCTAAAACACCCAGGTGACAGGGACCCACTGGGGGTTCTTAGCAACCGTCTCCAGGGCGGCCTTGAGGGTGCGGTAGGTCTCGTCCAGGTTGTCGTTGATGACGGTGAGGTCAAAGTAGTGACCGTAGGCCGCCTGGATACGGGCGCTCTCGTCGCACGTCCTCTGCATCTCTCCATCctgacggggagagagagagagagagagagagagagagagagagagagagagagagtaaacagaGTGCAGACAATTATGAGTGTGGATCAGGACAGTCCCTTACAGCCCCTCTCTCATCTCAATTACAGCTACAATATCTGCcaaaatataacacacacacacacacacacacacacacacacacacggagagagagacaggcagggagggggGTGTTAAGCTATTTGGTTGCAATTTTTATGCTTGCTGATGTGgagagactgtaggattttcattaggtccttgttaaACTTTGCATGTGTAAAATGCCTGTGGTAGTGACATTTGGAGTAACCTTTAAGTTACGgcttctactgctgctaattTTCAGTGCCGCTGCATtgaaatattgcattttcttttcacattgcTCCACAATTCAGATTGCTTGTGGAAGCATTTTGCTAGTGAGAGGAATTAATTTCAAGCTCCCTTCCAGTTAAGTCGAGTCATTTTACATCACATTGTTTGAGTTAGGTTTTACATATTCTTTGTTggactttttcttttctaaGTGTGCTTattcctttgttgaggatgtaatgtTAGCATAGCAGGCCTTGCTACAGGGGGTCGCACACCGGACGCATCTGGCGGACGACATACAGCGTCCAAAAATTCAAAACCGGCGCCCAGCCACTCAGCGCCACTCATGTTCTCCACTATTGCTACTAAACCCAGAGCAAGACCACAAATCAATATTAGATATGCGGCTTGAAATTTATCATTGTGAACAGAAGTAGCAAGCTAtctaatattttaaaaacatgtttttattttgtcagctgacatttgttttccatctaAAAAAACATTGCCTagtaaatcaaataaatgtaggctatccagcatatccattcattcactctaTGAAtggccctaaaaaaaaaaaaaaaaaacaaagatggaTGATGAACGGTTAATCAATGAAGTAGGTAAATATCCGGAATTATACGGCACCAATCACAGATTATTCAAGGATAACCAATGAAAAACTTGTATGGTGTAtggttttcacttgttttttcagtttatatTGAATTCTACTGGACAGCTGATATTCCTCAAGTAGTTGAATTGAAATGATGTTATGTTAGCTTtctctacatgtgtgtgtgtgtgtgtgtgtgtgtgtctgtgtgtgtgtatgtgtgtgtgtctgtgtgtgtgtctcttaccGTCACGGTGTTTGTCACCACCCCTGCCTCCACAGCTGAGTCATTCATGGCCTTGAGCACCTCGAACTCCGGAGCCTGGAGGAACACCACATAGGGCAGGAACTCTGAGGTCCGCAGCACCTTGAGAGACTGgaatggccacacacacacacacacacacacacacacacacacacagagggagatggagagacaataagaaggagaggggaaacaAGGAGAGTGAGACAGTAAGAAATAAGACAGGACCCTCCTGGCTGTAACTGCTGTCtgagtctattttattttaaatgaaatataaatgttttGGGTTTAACTTGTTATTTCTATACTGTGATATAGTGGTAAATACAAAgttgggtaaactatgacttccTCTTGGTGGTCAACATAAGGAAAATCATTCatataaagaaaaatcaattctattttcagaaaagctttcatatttttttttcccttaaaagaccatATCCTCAACTGAGTGTGTGgggcgttgctggaaaagagcacaGGTGCTCAGTTGGCTTTCCTTTGATAAATAAAGGTATAAGAAAGAAATGGATTCAACTTTGGTGTCTTAAAGAGTCATTTTGCACCCAGTCTGAACTTCTCTCAGCCTTCTGTacgattttgaaaaaaggcaagaaaatgggtgtgatgtgctgggagaggaagggggggttgAGGGTTGGGACAGAGTCGgtaatttatttctttttttaaccaaatGTCGTTTCTTAGGACAGTTGTCCGGGAAACCGGCTGCATCTCCAACTGAACACCAGctgctcattttaaccactgtaatgttaatattaaaGCTAAGAATGTAAATCTTAACTGTCATGTATTGTGGCACATTAGTGAGGATGAAAACAAGATGATGGTGATGTTGGCACTGACTGCTGCTACAATTATAATGTTTGTTCATATTGTTGATGCATGCTCTGTACTGTTGATGATGCACTTTGATTTACCCTCTTTtttatatgcatgcatgttatTATGGATGCTTTTTATCTGCTGGCTGCAAGACAAATAAAGATTTCTCTACACTACTGAAGGGCGAACTGAGCCAGgtttactgctactactactataccagtttacaactcaaaaaagtgttttgttccataccatatctgtgtgtgtgtgtgtgtgtgtgtgtgtgtacctgagggTTGGCGTCCAGTATGCAGATGCGTCCTGCCTCCACCACCTCGTGTATGGAGTCGATCTTGGTCCCGTACAGGCTGCCGTCGTACTCTCCGTGCTCCAGATAGCGACCGTTCTTTAAGTCTGCCTCCATCTTACTGCGACTGGTGAAGGCGTACATCCGATTCTCACGCTCCCCCGATTTGGGCTTTCTGGAGGTGTCTGGAGGaggtgcgcgcacacacacacacacacacacacacacacacacacacacacacacacacatgcacccataaACACGAGCACACACAACCAATGCTATGTTATTGTCTGTAAATTCAAATCAATTTCCTCTGGGACTATAAATAGGACTTGTATTAATACACTGAATAACAGTGATTTGACTCACAAAGACACAGAACACATAATATAACAATTGATACTTATATAGGTGAAGGCGTAAtgattagttagttagttacaGTAGTGCCAATTGTCAGTCTTGCCTGTCTCTGTACTGCAGGAAACAAACAATTCATACTTTTTGAGCAACATTGCAAAAACACTAAAGCAAGCATGTGAAAAGAGGGACTTGTGGTAGCTGTGGCTGATTAGTTAGATAAATAACATGGTGTGGTAGTGGTTTAGTCACAGCAGTAACACATACGTTGTTCATATGGTGTGTGGTGCTGGAAATGTTTCACTGAATAGTTAATTAGTTAGGAAGGTAGTTAGACAACTAGCAAAGTGCTGTAGAGGTTAGCTAGCAGCACATAGTTTGGTAGTATTATAGTgctgtagagcagtggttctcaacgtggggtccggggaccaccaggggtcctcgagggggttccagggggtcccccagcaaattgatgaattgttaaacttctgcattatttcatttacaagaagttaacacaattagagaatgtagaagaatgactgttttgatcacagtttctctgttatctctctacctacaatacagacagtcatgggattctggacaaaatcatacctgacaataaaaatattctcagatttgggttcaagagacaaaatctcatcaaatgggggtccgtggccctaatgtggactaaagtaggggtccatgatatgaaaaaggttgagaatcactgctgtagagGTTGATGTGAGTTACTTATTTGTTGACATTAATGTATTTAGGTAGTTAAtgagttaaagtaataatctgtttcatagaaataaatgtctgttttgctactctctattgccaattcctcaacagtgattcaacctataaccAGCTGATGAAagctgtctgttctaaacagccggtgtctggtcgctctttcctctgctgcacaggaagtgatgcgtttcaaGTTTCCGGTTTGTTCGGaataagcagaagaagaagaagaactgggtagttagcatgagcagtgatagccaccatggctgaacagacagagaaaagagaaactcaaactgcagcaacaggaaatccaagctccgcccccactgtgtgattgacaggtgatctgtgggaagtgcagcgcagaaacaccacagtgatgaggctgagggacaaagatgtaaaaataaataaataaatattaaaaagaaaTTGTGAATATGTATTTCATACGTGGAATGGTGGTGCCAAAGTGTTGTGGATCCCTCAGCAGAAGCTTGTTCTTCAGTCTCCGCCTCCCCACGCCCTGCGCACCAATCAGAACCAGAGTCTTCCTCTTGAAAGGCGGGACTTTGGCCACCTCCTCGTAGATCAACAACTCGTGTCTGTCAAACtctgagaggaaggaaggaaggaacgaaggagggaaggagggggagaaagaagaaaaaatagaagattgggaaaacaaagaaagagaaaagcaaaaaagatGTTTCACTATTTCACTGGGAGATACAATTATAGAACAATAGTCTATTAGGAAAAACGGGCTATAATACAAATAGTGTCCAGGCCTTTTGTTACCTGCATTTTTGGTGGTCAGATacatcattttcttcttcttcttccctccaaCACCAGTGCACAAATTTCCTGTAACAGACGCACAGATATCAACAGTAATTTGGGCATGAAAGTTGAAAACGTAAAGTAGTTGGTTGTAATTAAACAATGCgattggcagagagagagacctttcaGTGAACCTGGGCATTGTTCTTAAAAAATAAACTGGTGTTATTGGTGGAAATGGTGGTAATTATTATTGGTATTATTTGTATGATCAATGGGAAAATGACACTGTCTCATTCCAAGTTCTGGGCTTGGCTGTCATCCCGATGTAATTATATAGTATTCATATTCAATCACAAGTTCCCTGGTTCACCACAAATATTCAGGGGACCAAATTAATTTTCAAATGATGCAAATATTTCTTTTCAGGGCTGTTCTGGTGTTTCTCCACCGGATGGCAGTATTAAACAGAATAAGACTGAAGATGTGAACAGTGGCAGCGAGGGAAGCAGCTAAATACTTGACACTTTTAAAtcaaatctttatttatctttatttattaagCCCTAAATCACAGTTactgtctcaaagggcttcacattctctctcattGTCATTGTTTGTCATTCTTAATTGTTCTTTGATTCTCCTTTgatctcctttctttctctccgtctaCCTGCGGGTGCCAGCTCCACGTCTCTCTTGACAAAcgctttcctcttctcctccagcagctgacTGGGGATCAGCCCCGCACTGCCGCCCTCCACATGATGGGcctggacaacacacacacacacacacacacacacaaagagtctATGCGTGAGagaatgcatgcaaacacatttaATGAACGCACatttaaagttaagaaaatCAGAATTTGAACTGCTTTCTGCCTGTTAGGAAAAGACTCAGCAGAGCAAAACAAAGACAAGTGAAAAAGAGTTTGATGATTGAAATAAAAGTGGTGACATGTAAACACATGTAGGAATACCAGCAcccaaaaatacatacacacaaacggacacacactctttctttaCCTGCCACCAGTTGAGATCGTCCTGGTTGACTATCTGCAGGATGTCTCCTGTCTCAAACCTTAACCCCGCCTCCTTACAGGGAATAAGGTTGTCATTGGCCGGGTCGTAGTCATAGTGACACTTAAAGAACACCTGGAGGTAGAGGAACACAGATTATAGACTGCGGGTCTTTCTCAATATGCCTTCTTTTCCGTCCTCCATGACGCTTTTGACATAATATGCTTTTATCAATAGCGATTTTTAtatccaaaaaacacaaaacacttacATCATAAAGACACACGCACCAAGGTTATTATCGTTAACGAAAACTAACGAAATAACGAAAACTagtgtgaaaaaacattttcgttaactgaaataaaaataaaaacaaggctttacaaaaaaacgataactaactgaaactgtattgtgtgtttacaaaactaactaaaataaactaaaattatagagaaaatgtctttagttttcgtctttgtcaatttatttcatacataagcCTGAACAGTATTTTGGGTGGATATGAAATCTatcttccaattttttttttttcaatttttttttacctttttgaatctcgcccctgacaaataccccatattacaaaaaaaaaaaagactaaaatgaACACCGAAAcgaataaaaactaaactaaaactaagcattttcaaaaaataaaaactaaactaaactagcaaacccgctttaaaaacgaattaaaactaaactgaaattgaaaacaaaaagtcaaaacgaaataaaaataaaaactaatgaaaaatgctaaactataataaccttgacacgcacgcacacaaacacttacAAATATGCTACTTCTACATGTACATTTATACACATACATGCTATCTCCCAGTACACTGACTACATTGACGTTTGATTTTGTAATTTTCCAACCAAGTTACAGTATGGAACTTCCCCTCAATTACCCatatgcaatgtgtgtgtgtgtgtgtgtgtgtgtgtgtgtgtgtgacctgtctGGGCGGTATGGCTTCATGGTAGCTGGGCAGTATCTTCAGAACCACGCTGCCGCTGGccgcctgcagctcctcctgcagcaccCTGGGGTCCCGGCCCACCTCACGTCCGTTCACCTGCCACCACAGTGGAAAAGAGGACGTTTTTCAACTGATATTTAACTTtcttctttaatttttttttgtcttgtgctGAACATGTAGCAGCTAAGAACTGAGCCAGCCTGGATATCTACTGATGTGTTTTATGGAAAGTGTGGAAATCAACCTTGACACAAACAGTATATGTACAAATTACTGCTGGATTTAAAGTAAATCAATTCTGGCAGCTATTAAAGTTGCAATAAGTaacatttttactgccccataacacaaaatgaccataataatcTGTGCGGGGATTGATAGAGTTGATAACTACCAATTACTCAACGATTAGGCTACTTGGCTAGCTGAGATCTCAGACTTTGAAaactttctggcccgtactgttttggaacaaaaactcgcCCCCCACTGGAATTTCAAGGCGCTCCCAATCCCACCGTAATGCATCGACTTCCTATTGGCCACCGATAGAGGTCAATGAAGATCATCGATTACTTAATGGTAAAGTAATCGATGCCGCGTCTACCTTACCTCTTTGATGATATCTCCGACGTGCAGCAGTCCCTGCTGGTCTATCATCCCTCCATGCAGGATGCGGGCTATCACCAgctctccaccctccacccgGAACGTcacaccctgaaacacacacacacacattcactgacTGCAGGGATGAATGACATAATGTTCATATCACTGAAGGTGGAAGAGTCACTGAAGGTTACCCAAACTCACATGGCTGTAGATATGTAACACACCTCCCTAGCTTTGGGATGATATAGGATTACACACTAGACCATATTTCCACGGTGGTCATTTTGAACTTATGTTAAATTGAGGGTGGGAAACTACAGCCCAGCTACATGTCCTaatgttgtgtaccaagatgcacatcacacaaacatcaggaatcagacaaacatttatcatttcacagattccccactgaaaaaattattagaaatgaatggacctcaagaatCTGAAGGGATGTACagtaggttcacattttaaggtatTTTCTAGatagctaacttccctgctaaattcaaattCTCGTTGTTGTTCCCGGGATTGCTCGCTAATTTGataactaccgtatttcctcta encodes:
- the mpp2a gene encoding MAGUK p55 subfamily member 2a isoform X3, whose protein sequence is MPVASTRTEPVPQVLDTMSDSTTSSTTANDLDLIYLKGIMESPAEAEESLAEPRLSAVRDNNVELLQEILRDLDPFTDRSDTAAELARILIQPHFQSLLETHDSVASQTCESPPPSPCDFVDHDPGAGHTHNLPPPPDAIRMVGIRKVAGEHLGVTFRVEGGELVIARILHGGMIDQQGLLHVGDIIKEVNGREVGRDPRVLQEELQAASGSVVLKILPSYHEAIPPRQVFFKCHYDYDPANDNLIPCKEAGLRFETGDILQIVNQDDLNWWQAHHVEGGSAGLIPSQLLEEKRKAFVKRDVELAPAGNLCTGVGGKKKKKMMYLTTKNAEFDRHELLIYEEVAKVPPFKRKTLVLIGAQGVGRRRLKNKLLLRDPQHFGTTIPHTSRKPKSGERENRMYAFTSRSKMEADLKNGRYLEHGEYDGSLYGTKIDSIHEVVEAGRICILDANPQSLKVLRTSEFLPYVVFLQAPEFEVLKAMNDSAVEAGVVTNTVTDGEMQRTCDESARIQAAYGHYFDLTVINDNLDETYRTLKAALETVAKNPQWVPVTWVF
- the mpp2a gene encoding MAGUK p55 subfamily member 2a isoform X2; this translates as MPVASTRTEPAVPQVLDTMSDSTTSSTTANDLDLIYLKGIMESPAAEESLAEPRLSAVRDNNVELLQEILRDLDPFTDRSDTAAELARILIQPHFQSLLETHDSVASQTCESPPPSPCDFVDHDPGAGHTHNLPPPPDAIRMVGIRKVAGEHLGVTFRVEGGELVIARILHGGMIDQQGLLHVGDIIKEVNGREVGRDPRVLQEELQAASGSVVLKILPSYHEAIPPRQVFFKCHYDYDPANDNLIPCKEAGLRFETGDILQIVNQDDLNWWQAHHVEGGSAGLIPSQLLEEKRKAFVKRDVELAPAGNLCTGVGGKKKKKMMYLTTKNAEFDRHELLIYEEVAKVPPFKRKTLVLIGAQGVGRRRLKNKLLLRDPQHFGTTIPHTSRKPKSGERENRMYAFTSRSKMEADLKNGRYLEHGEYDGSLYGTKIDSIHEVVEAGRICILDANPQSLKVLRTSEFLPYVVFLQAPEFEVLKAMNDSAVEAGVVTNTVTDGEMQRTCDESARIQAAYGHYFDLTVINDNLDETYRTLKAALETVAKNPQWVPVTWVF
- the mpp2a gene encoding MAGUK p55 subfamily member 2a isoform X1; amino-acid sequence: MPVASTRTEPAVPQVLDTMSDSTTSSTTANDLDLIYLKGIMESPAVRHTHKAEESLAEPRLSAVRDNNVELLQEILRDLDPFTDRSDTAAELARILIQPHFQSLLETHDSVASQTCESPPPSPCDFVDHDPGAGHTHNLPPPPDAIRMVGIRKVAGEHLGVTFRVEGGELVIARILHGGMIDQQGLLHVGDIIKEVNGREVGRDPRVLQEELQAASGSVVLKILPSYHEAIPPRQVFFKCHYDYDPANDNLIPCKEAGLRFETGDILQIVNQDDLNWWQAHHVEGGSAGLIPSQLLEEKRKAFVKRDVELAPAGNLCTGVGGKKKKKMMYLTTKNAEFDRHELLIYEEVAKVPPFKRKTLVLIGAQGVGRRRLKNKLLLRDPQHFGTTIPHTSRKPKSGERENRMYAFTSRSKMEADLKNGRYLEHGEYDGSLYGTKIDSIHEVVEAGRICILDANPQSLKVLRTSEFLPYVVFLQAPEFEVLKAMNDSAVEAGVVTNTVTDGEMQRTCDESARIQAAYGHYFDLTVINDNLDETYRTLKAALETVAKNPQWVPVTWVF